In the genome of Xenorhabdus nematophila ATCC 19061, one region contains:
- a CDS encoding IS1-like element IS1A family transposase (programmed frameshift): MASVSISCPSCSATDGVVRNGKSTAGHQRYLCSHCRKTWQLQFTYTASQPGTHQKIIDMAMNGVGCRATARIMGVGLNTILRHFKKLRPQSVTSRIQPGSDVIVCAEMDEQWGYVGAKSRQRWLFYAYDSLRKTVVAHVFGERTMATLGRLMSLLSPFDVVIWMTDGWPLYESRLKGKLHVISKRYTQRIERHNLNLRQHLARLGRKSLSFSKSVELHDKVIGHYLNIKHYQ; encoded by the exons GTGGCTTCTGTTTCTATCAGCTGTCCCTCCTGTTCAGCTACTGACGGGGTGGTGCGTAACGGCAAAAGCACCGCCGGACATCAGCGCTATCTCTGCTCTCACTGCCGTAAAACATGGCAACTGCAGTTCACTTACACCGCTTCTCAACCCGGTACGCACCAGAAAATCATTGATATGGCCATGAATGGCGTTGGATGCCGGGCAACAGCCCGCATTATGGGCGTTGGCCTCAACACGATTTTACGTCACT TTAAAAAACTCAGGCCGCAGTCGGTAACCTCGCGCATACAGCCGGGCAGTGACGTCATCGTCTGCGCGGAAATGGACGAACAGTGGGGCTATGTCGGGGCTAAATCGCGCCAGCGCTGGCTGTTTTACGCGTATGACAGTCTCCGGAAGACGGTTGTTGCGCACGTATTCGGTGAACGCACTATGGCGACGCTGGGGCGTCTTATGAGCCTGCTGTCACCCTTTGACGTGGTGATATGGATGACGGATGGCTGGCCGCTGTATGAATCCCGCCTGAAGGGAAAGCTGCACGTAATCAGCAAGCGATATACGCAGCGAATTGAGCGGCATAACCTGAATCTGAGGCAGCACCTGGCACGGCTGGGACGGAAGTCGCTGTCGTTCTCAAAATCGGTGGAGCTGCATGACAAAGTCATCGGGCATTATCTGAACATAAAACACTATCAATAA
- a CDS encoding recombinase family protein: MSDGISKYSPSRVGYARVSSISQNLDSQIDALKTAGCGKIFTDKMTVHA; encoded by the coding sequence ATGAGTGACGGAATATCAAAATATTCTCCAAGTCGTGTGGGGTATGCCCGGGTCAGTAGCATCAGCCAAAATCTGGATTCACAAATTGATGCCTTAAAAACAGCGGGCTGCGGAAAAATATTTACCGACAAAATGACGGTTCACGCATGA
- a CDS encoding IS630 family transposase: MNKIKAGARAGHYRLLYLDEAGFSACPPVQYGWSPRGKPHEAEPQSSVRRSVLGALNYTDNRLFYQIISSSVTRSNVIDFLEQVAQQGEHRLTFVVLDNAPIHHGIDEKLKNRWLREHNLLLLYLPAYSPELNLIEIVWREAKYHWRRFITWTQETMEYEINTLLAGYGDRFAINFS; this comes from the coding sequence CTGAATAAAATTAAGGCGGGCGCACGGGCAGGTCATTATCGGCTGCTCTATCTTGATGAGGCGGGTTTTTCCGCCTGCCCACCGGTCCAATATGGATGGAGTCCACGAGGTAAGCCCCATGAAGCAGAGCCGCAAAGCTCTGTCAGACGGTCAGTGCTAGGTGCGCTAAATTACACTGATAACAGGCTGTTTTATCAGATAATATCAAGCAGTGTCACGCGAAGTAATGTCATTGATTTTTTAGAGCAGGTCGCCCAACAAGGCGAGCATCGCCTGACATTTGTCGTGTTAGATAATGCGCCTATCCATCATGGGATCGATGAAAAACTTAAAAATCGCTGGTTACGAGAACACAACCTGCTTTTACTTTACCTTCCCGCCTACAGCCCAGAACTGAATTTGATTGAAATCGTCTGGAGGGAGGCTAAATACCACTGGCGACGTTTTATCACCTGGACTCAGGAAACAATGGAATATGAGATCAATACATTATTAGCCGGTTATGGTGACCGATTTGCAATTAATTTCTCTTGA
- a CDS encoding IS110 family transposase — protein MKFTPVGVDIAKHLMQIHFVDEYTGELIDKQLKRNDFLTFFSNREPCLIGMEACGGAHYWARELRKLGHEVRLLKARFVRAFRMGNKNDVQDARAIWLAVQQPGKSVAIKNEEQQAILSLHRMRYQLVKFRTAQINSLHGLLLEFGETVHKGRTLLDKAMPEVLERLKEKLAPFLLNLLEKQYHRLNEIDEQIEQVEKQLTTWAKQNADCQRIMKIPGVGVLIATAAIATMGDPRAFRSGREFSAYLGLVPKQTGTGGRVKLLGISKRGDTYLRTLFIHGARAATLLTKTPLPWVTELKKRRPVCVVIVGMANKLARTVWALVAHQQEYQKDYVSVRPY, from the coding sequence ATGAAATTTACTCCTGTTGGCGTCGATATTGCAAAACATTTGATGCAAATTCATTTTGTTGATGAATACACCGGCGAACTCATTGACAAGCAACTAAAACGAAATGATTTTTTAACTTTCTTTAGTAACCGTGAGCCTTGCTTGATTGGTATGGAAGCGTGCGGTGGCGCTCACTATTGGGCACGGGAACTGAGAAAGCTGGGACATGAAGTGCGTTTGCTTAAGGCTCGGTTTGTCAGGGCATTTCGGATGGGAAATAAAAACGATGTTCAGGATGCCCGGGCGATTTGGCTGGCCGTTCAGCAACCCGGTAAATCCGTTGCTATCAAAAATGAAGAACAGCAGGCCATTCTGTCATTACACCGGATGCGCTATCAACTCGTCAAATTCAGAACCGCGCAGATCAATTCGTTACATGGTTTACTGCTGGAATTTGGTGAAACCGTACATAAGGGCAGAACCTTGCTGGATAAAGCCATGCCTGAAGTCCTTGAGCGACTAAAGGAAAAACTGGCACCATTCCTACTCAATCTGCTTGAAAAGCAATACCACCGTTTGAACGAAATCGATGAACAAATTGAACAGGTGGAAAAACAACTGACGACGTGGGCAAAGCAGAATGCTGATTGTCAGCGAATTATGAAAATTCCCGGCGTCGGTGTCTTAATTGCGACAGCCGCCATCGCAACGATGGGCGATCCCAGAGCGTTTCGGTCGGGCAGGGAATTTTCGGCCTATTTGGGCCTGGTGCCGAAACAAACGGGAACGGGAGGCCGGGTCAAATTACTGGGCATCAGTAAACGGGGAGATACCTATCTGAGAACCCTGTTTATTCACGGTGCAAGAGCGGCCACCTTACTGACAAAAACCCCGCTGCCGTGGGTGACGGAGCTGAAAAAACGCCGTCCGGTCTGTGTAGTGATAGTGGGGATGGCCAATAAGCTGGCTCGTACCGTTTGGGCATTGGTCGCCCATCAGCAGGAATATCAAAAAGATTACGTCAGTGTCAGACCTTACTGA
- a CDS encoding recombinase family protein, with product MTEIRIGYARCSTDKQDLTAQQEALVKLGVSPDRIYIDKGLTGSNRQRPGLDQALAAVRSGDTLVVPKLDRLARSVPDAREIADTLQSREVKLALGTNIYDPADPMGKMFFNVLATFAEFEGDLIRLRTREGMAIARAKGKLRGKQPKLSEKQQKELCRMHETGQYSISDLAELFSVSRPTVYRTLSRGKK from the coding sequence ATGACTGAAATACGGATTGGCTATGCCCGCTGCTCCACGGATAAACAGGATTTGACTGCCCAACAGGAAGCGTTGGTAAAACTCGGTGTCTCCCCGGACAGAATTTACATCGACAAAGGGCTGACGGGTTCAAACCGGCAAAGGCCTGGTCTGGATCAGGCACTAGCTGCCGTGCGTAGTGGAGACACGCTGGTTGTTCCCAAGCTTGACCGCCTGGCGCGTTCAGTACCTGACGCTCGTGAAATAGCTGATACATTGCAGTCCAGAGAAGTGAAACTGGCGCTTGGAACCAATATTTATGATCCGGCAGACCCGATGGGGAAAATGTTCTTCAACGTACTGGCCACCTTTGCTGAATTTGAAGGCGACCTGATACGCCTGCGAACCCGGGAAGGCATGGCTATTGCGCGGGCGAAGGGGAAACTGAGGGGAAAACAACCAAAACTGTCTGAAAAACAACAAAAAGAGTTGTGCCGGATGCATGAAACCGGGCAGTACTCGATTAGCGATCTGGCTGAGTTGTTTTCAGTCTCAAGACCAACAGTCTACCGGACACTTTCAAGAGGGAAAAAATGA
- a CDS encoding recombinase family protein: protein MNRPGWEQLLAYLRTGDSLVVTELSRMTRSLMDLLQTCQALEARHISLVSLRENIDTTTATGRGFLSMMGVIHQMERELKAERAAAGRAAAKARGKSGGRPRTHIEKLENARILYENSDKTAAEVCEQTGVGRRTFFSYLLQCRKEISEQAKEEPY, encoded by the coding sequence ATGAACAGACCGGGCTGGGAACAACTTCTGGCCTATTTGCGTACGGGAGACAGTCTGGTCGTGACGGAACTGAGCCGGATGACACGTTCATTAATGGATCTGTTACAAACCTGTCAGGCGCTGGAAGCACGACACATTAGCCTGGTCTCACTGAGAGAAAATATCGATACCACGACAGCAACAGGACGGGGTTTTCTGTCCATGATGGGCGTCATTCACCAGATGGAACGGGAACTAAAAGCAGAACGGGCAGCAGCCGGAAGAGCGGCGGCTAAAGCCAGAGGTAAAAGTGGTGGCCGCCCACGAACCCACATTGAGAAATTAGAAAACGCCAGAATTTTGTACGAAAATTCAGATAAAACGGCCGCAGAAGTTTGTGAACAGACCGGCGTTGGAAGACGAACCTTTTTTTCTTATCTTTTGCAATGCAGGAAAGAGATCAGCGAACAAGCTAAAGAAGAGCCGTACTGA
- a CDS encoding DNA replication terminus site-binding protein, protein MAKNFISEQFSAMCRDLTNLSSIIKRLPPRYAKVAAIPPTRKGMENERINNIVVTEQIGREALELAAHSYKDLHINPDYSQKSARRTVGVLWFSPSKVGLAAKIAATVDRINAAKAGIEEFIISTYPSRQERFEALRVDCPGVMTLHLYRQIRCYSSGDIDSIRFTWQRKDSLKKPVKEELLQRIREELERSGADYQLPLEQLIQRIVSTPEPYLRERREVKVQPVANVMAAGVLKTVTAPMPLILLQDKDVELKMLRSFDASEQRKTRSDKSASEILGTFGGVTIESTPE, encoded by the coding sequence ATGGCTAAAAACTTCATTTCAGAACAATTCTCGGCCATGTGCCGGGACTTAACGAACCTGTCTTCCATTATCAAACGACTACCACCACGGTACGCAAAAGTTGCGGCCATCCCCCCTACCAGAAAGGGAATGGAGAATGAGCGTATCAACAATATTGTCGTGACGGAACAAATAGGACGCGAAGCTCTTGAGCTCGCAGCGCATAGCTACAAAGATCTGCACATCAATCCAGACTATTCGCAAAAGTCTGCCAGACGCACAGTGGGGGTCCTATGGTTTTCCCCTTCCAAAGTCGGGCTGGCTGCTAAAATTGCTGCGACAGTTGATCGTATCAATGCGGCCAAAGCCGGTATAGAAGAGTTCATTATCTCTACATACCCCTCCAGGCAAGAGCGGTTTGAAGCACTTCGAGTAGATTGCCCTGGAGTAATGACACTTCACCTTTACAGGCAAATCCGATGCTATTCCAGTGGCGACATCGACTCTATCCGCTTCACCTGGCAACGGAAGGACTCTTTAAAGAAGCCAGTGAAAGAAGAACTCTTGCAACGAATAAGAGAGGAGCTTGAACGTTCTGGTGCTGACTATCAGCTTCCCCTTGAACAACTGATCCAGAGGATAGTCAGCACTCCAGAGCCTTACCTCCGGGAGCGAAGGGAGGTAAAAGTGCAGCCGGTAGCAAACGTCATGGCCGCAGGCGTACTCAAAACCGTTACCGCGCCCATGCCCCTGATCCTGCTGCAAGACAAGGATGTTGAGCTCAAAATGCTTCGCAGCTTCGACGCATCAGAACAGCGCAAAACACGCTCGGATAAGTCGGCTTCGGAAATCCTTGGCACCTTTGGCGGCGTCACCATTGAATCTACCCCTGAGTAA
- a CDS encoding recombinase family protein — translation MALLGYARVSTSQQKLDIQIASLKQAGVREDRIFTDKMTGKTDDREGLKKLLARAERDDTIICTKMDRLGRNTADMIKIVDNCYKKGIPLRFLDNHLSTEGTMGKMVIQILAAVAEAERERILERTNEGRQFAKESGVKFGRKPHKSTAEANKMIAQKISMKEVMEKTGISRATYFRLKKMI, via the coding sequence ATGGCATTATTGGGCTATGCAAGGGTATCCACCTCACAACAGAAACTTGACATTCAGATTGCGTCTCTGAAACAGGCCGGTGTTCGTGAAGACCGGATCTTCACGGATAAAATGACTGGAAAAACGGACGACAGAGAGGGACTGAAAAAATTGCTGGCCAGAGCAGAACGGGACGATACCATTATCTGCACCAAAATGGATCGCTTAGGCCGGAATACCGCTGACATGATAAAAATTGTCGATAACTGCTACAAAAAGGGAATTCCCCTTCGTTTTTTGGACAACCACCTCAGCACTGAAGGTACAATGGGGAAAATGGTGATCCAGATTTTGGCTGCGGTTGCTGAAGCAGAGCGTGAGCGTATTCTTGAACGTACCAACGAAGGCCGCCAATTTGCGAAAGAATCAGGCGTCAAGTTTGGCCGAAAACCGCACAAAAGCACAGCCGAAGCCAATAAAATGATAGCCCAGAAAATTTCGATGAAAGAGGTGATGGAGAAAACAGGAATATCCAGAGCGACCTACTTTCGGCTGAAAAAAATGATTTAA
- a CDS encoding IS110 family transposase, translating to MTIATMGIDLAKNIFAVHGVDHNGKPLLVKPKVSRTALPELIANLPPCLIGMEACSGAHYWARLFRQYGHDVRLMAPKFVSPYRLAGKVGKNDAADALAICEAVQRPHMRFVPVKDEEQQSMQCLHRTRQGFIEERTASYNRLRGLLSEFGLVAPQRTEQLRYLAAEHREALPYWVRQCVADLLGHIDAIDLKITEYDRILAKIAGQDSRSKNLMKLKGIGPTTASALVASIGNAHGFRNGRQLAAWLGLTPSQYSSGGKSCLGKITKAGDSYLRTLLVQGARSVMIGVENKQDPFSRWVSSLINRRGYWCAAVAIAAKNARLCWASLNYGDDFKLYCASDT from the coding sequence ATGACCATCGCAACTATGGGTATCGATCTCGCAAAAAATATCTTTGCTGTTCATGGTGTTGATCACAACGGCAAACCTCTTCTTGTTAAACCCAAAGTATCCAGGACTGCGCTGCCTGAGTTAATCGCTAATTTACCGCCCTGCCTGATCGGTATGGAAGCCTGCTCCGGCGCACATTATTGGGCAAGGTTGTTCCGGCAATACGGCCATGATGTCCGGTTAATGGCCCCCAAATTTGTTTCTCCCTATCGTCTGGCGGGTAAAGTTGGAAAAAATGATGCCGCTGACGCATTAGCCATCTGTGAAGCTGTCCAGCGTCCGCATATGCGCTTTGTCCCTGTTAAAGATGAAGAACAACAATCGATGCAGTGTTTGCATCGTACTCGCCAGGGGTTTATTGAGGAAAGAACGGCTTCATATAATCGGCTCCGTGGCTTGCTATCTGAATTTGGTCTCGTTGCCCCGCAACGCACAGAACAGCTTCGTTATTTGGCCGCAGAACACAGGGAAGCTTTACCCTACTGGGTTCGGCAGTGTGTTGCTGATCTTCTGGGGCATATTGATGCCATTGATCTGAAAATTACTGAGTATGATCGTATTTTGGCAAAGATAGCGGGTCAGGATAGTCGTAGTAAAAATTTGATGAAACTCAAAGGGATTGGTCCGACAACAGCGAGTGCGTTGGTTGCCAGCATCGGTAACGCCCATGGTTTTAGAAACGGTCGCCAACTGGCCGCTTGGTTGGGTCTAACGCCCTCGCAATACAGCAGTGGAGGAAAATCCTGCTTGGGGAAAATCACTAAAGCCGGTGACAGTTACCTGCGCACTTTACTTGTTCAGGGGGCACGTTCTGTGATGATTGGTGTGGAAAATAAACAAGATCCCTTCAGTCGTTGGGTTAGCTCACTGATCAATCGACGAGGTTACTGGTGCGCAGCGGTGGCTATTGCGGCAAAAAATGCCCGTTTATGCTGGGCATCACTGAACTATGGTGATGACTTTAAACTGTATTGCGCATCAGATACCTGA
- a CDS encoding helix-turn-helix domain-containing protein, which produces MKSNITLSEPERITLQQLALNHIHRDIRTRGTGLLMLARGIKPRQIADEIGCSLRVIYDWVHAWHDSGIAGLLGGHVGGRYPAMTPDMIATAVESARAESLTLARIAQKVEDQHGPLPCTLETLANTLKRQGLTYKRARLSLKKTQ; this is translated from the coding sequence ATGAAATCGAATATCACCCTGTCTGAACCTGAACGTATTACATTACAACAACTGGCTTTGAACCATATACATCGGGACATCCGTACACGAGGAACGGGGTTGCTCATGCTTGCCAGAGGCATCAAACCCCGCCAGATCGCTGATGAGATAGGATGTAGTCTCAGAGTTATCTATGACTGGGTTCACGCCTGGCATGATTCAGGGATAGCCGGATTATTAGGTGGCCATGTCGGAGGCCGATATCCCGCCATGACACCTGATATGATTGCCACCGCAGTCGAATCTGCTCGCGCAGAGTCTCTGACGCTAGCCCGGATCGCACAGAAAGTTGAGGACCAGCATGGCCCACTGCCTTGTACGCTTGAGACGCTGGCTAATACTCTGAAAAGACAGGGGTTAACCTATAAGCGAGCTCGCCTGTCTTTAAAAAAAACGCAATGA